One window from the genome of Clostridia bacterium encodes:
- a CDS encoding dUTP diphosphatase, producing the protein MKMKIRGFMVCKGFEDQGITLPQRSTKNSAGYDFCAAEDTVIESYFKKLIKLITNKEENPVKPTLVKTGIKSYMPDDEVLYIYNRSSNPMKKGIVLANSVGVIDSDYFENPDNDGHIMFAFYNFYPFDITIKKGDKIGQGIFQKYLIADGDEAEGERTGGYGSTGR; encoded by the coding sequence ATAAAAATGAAGATCAGAGGATTTATGGTATGTAAAGGCTTTGAAGACCAGGGCATTACATTACCTCAAAGAAGCACAAAAAACAGCGCAGGTTATGATTTTTGTGCTGCAGAAGATACAGTTATTGAATCATATTTTAAAAAACTGATAAAACTAATTACAAATAAAGAAGAAAATCCTGTTAAACCAACCCTTGTAAAAACCGGTATAAAATCTTATATGCCGGATGACGAAGTTTTATATATTTATAACCGTTCATCCAACCCTATGAAAAAGGGTATTGTACTTGCAAATTCCGTTGGTGTTATTGACAGTGATTATTTTGAAAACCCTGATAATGACGGGCATATTATGTTTGCATTCTATAATTTTTATCCTTTTGATATAACAATTAAAAAAGGGGATAAAATAGGTCAGGGAATATTCCAGAAATATTTAATAGCAGACGGAGACGAAGCCGAAGGAGAAAGAACCGGAGGATACGGAAGTACAGGGAGATAA
- a CDS encoding peptidylprolyl isomerase translates to MNKKLISILLLIVLMLSGCSGAKDDLSLSYPFEVLTSKDIIEAQIQLANDKVIELELYPEIAPVTVSNFMYLANEGFYDGLIFHRVISGFMIQGGCPNGIGTGGPNYRIKGEFKDNGVNNPLNHTRGVISMARTSNSYDSAGSQFFIMHRDYPSLDGQYAAFGRVTEGMDVVDEIASVMTDSNDKPLEDIVIKTIIIK, encoded by the coding sequence ATGAATAAAAAACTAATATCCATTCTTTTGCTTATAGTTTTGATGCTTTCAGGTTGCTCAGGTGCTAAAGATGATTTAAGTTTATCCTATCCTTTTGAAGTTTTAACAAGTAAGGATATTATCGAGGCGCAGATTCAACTTGCAAACGATAAGGTAATTGAACTTGAGTTGTACCCTGAAATTGCACCTGTAACAGTATCTAACTTTATGTATCTTGCAAATGAAGGCTTTTATGATGGGCTTATTTTCCACAGAGTAATCAGTGGCTTTATGATTCAGGGTGGCTGCCCTAACGGAATAGGTACAGGTGGCCCTAATTACAGAATAAAGGGCGAGTTTAAAGATAATGGCGTTAATAATCCTCTAAATCATACAAGAGGCGTAATCTCAATGGCAAGAACATCAAATTCATACGATTCTGCAGGTTCTCAGTTTTTTATAATGCATAGAGATTATCCATCACTTGACGGGCAATATGCAGCATTTGGCAGAGTAACAGAGGGTATGGATGTAGTTGATGAAATTGCAAGTGTTATGACCGATTCAAATGATAAGCCATTAGAAGATATAGTTATTAAAACTATTATTATAAAATAA
- a CDS encoding peptidylprolyl isomerase — MNYPFEIITTKEKINCEILLDTDEVITLELYPDIAPITVSNFKYLANKGFYDGLIFHRVIEGFMIQGGCPEGRGTGGPGYNIKGEFLANGVENNLKHLRGVISMARAMSYDSAGSQFFIMHLDAPHLDGQYAAFGKVVSGYEVVDRIAAERVDFSDRPLNKVIIKSIKVD, encoded by the coding sequence ATGAATTATCCTTTTGAAATAATTACAACAAAAGAAAAGATAAATTGTGAAATTTTGCTTGATACAGATGAAGTTATAACATTAGAACTTTATCCTGATATTGCGCCTATAACAGTTTCTAATTTTAAATACCTTGCCAATAAAGGTTTTTATGACGGACTTATTTTTCACAGAGTAATAGAAGGCTTTATGATTCAGGGTGGTTGCCCTGAGGGAAGAGGTACAGGTGGCCCAGGATATAATATAAAAGGAGAATTTTTGGCAAACGGAGTTGAAAATAACCTTAAACACTTAAGAGGGGTTATTTCCATGGCAAGAGCAATGAGTTATGACTCTGCAGGTTCTCAATTCTTTATTATGCATCTTGATGCTCCTCATCTTGACGGTCAGTATGCCGCTTTTGGTAAGGTTGTATCAGGCTATGAAGTAGTCGACAGAATTGCCGCAGAAAGAGTAGACTTTTCTGACAGACCTCTTAATAAAGTAATAATAAAATCAATTAAAGTAGACTAA
- a CDS encoding CCA tRNA nucleotidyltransferase → MIKGAEYIIKKLNENGHKAYLVGGCVRDIIMNNIPLDYDITTSATPYEVISLFPHTIPTGLKHGTVTVNENGNFFEVTTFRIDGEYENFRKPKNVKYSSSLLDDIKRRDFTINAIAYHKDSGYIDYFNGINDIKNKIIRTVNDPYDRISEDALRILRAIRFSSRFDFIIEENTLTAIKKLMHLTLNISKERIFDELNKMFLTNPYSAVLMLYETGFFDIYKIPVYKEKIKYLKNLKIKRFETVFAIILKDSDVLKDIKCSNKIKSNIKKIRESFSYSLDDETSIKKMLYNLKCQDIIDLIFDTHIVCGLAKNDIYKIYEEIEKNKECYLLSHLAINGNDLINLGIKKEEISKVLDYLLNLVISDNSLNKKEILIKKIQTL, encoded by the coding sequence ATGATTAAAGGCGCAGAATATATAATAAAAAAACTTAATGAAAACGGGCATAAAGCCTATCTTGTTGGTGGATGCGTAAGGGATATTATAATGAATAATATCCCTTTAGATTATGATATAACAACATCGGCTACACCTTACGAAGTTATAAGCCTTTTTCCTCACACTATTCCCACAGGTTTAAAACACGGCACGGTTACAGTTAATGAGAACGGGAATTTTTTTGAGGTTACAACTTTCAGAATTGACGGAGAGTATGAAAATTTCAGGAAGCCAAAAAATGTTAAATATTCTTCCTCTCTTTTAGATGATATAAAAAGGCGAGATTTTACTATTAACGCTATTGCCTATCACAAAGACTCTGGCTACATAGATTATTTTAACGGAATAAATGATATTAAAAATAAGATTATAAGAACGGTTAATGACCCATATGATCGTATAAGCGAAGATGCTTTAAGAATACTTAGAGCAATAAGATTTTCTTCAAGGTTTGATTTTATAATTGAAGAAAACACATTAACTGCTATAAAAAAACTTATGCATCTTACTCTTAATATTTCAAAAGAGAGAATATTTGATGAACTTAATAAGATGTTTTTAACAAACCCTTACAGTGCAGTTTTAATGCTTTATGAAACAGGTTTTTTTGATATATATAAAATACCTGTATATAAAGAAAAAATTAAATATTTAAAAAATCTTAAGATAAAAAGATTTGAAACTGTTTTTGCTATTATTTTAAAAGACAGTGATGTTTTAAAAGATATAAAATGTTCAAATAAAATAAAGAGTAATATTAAAAAAATAAGAGAATCTTTTTCATACAGTTTGGATGATGAAACTTCTATTAAAAAAATGCTTTACAATTTAAAATGTCAGGATATTATAGATTTGATTTTTGACACACATATAGTTTGTGGTTTAGCTAAAAATGACATTTATAAAATATATGAAGAGATAGAAAAAAACAAAGAATGTTATCTTTTATCGCATCTTGCTATTAACGGAAATGATTTAATTAATTTGGGAATAAAAAAAGAAGAAATAAGTAAAGTGTTAGATTATCTTTTAAATCTTGTAATTTCTGATAACTCGCTTAACAAAAAAGAAATTTTAATTAAAAAAATACAAACTCTATAA
- a CDS encoding glycosyltransferase, whose translation MNILILTITTGHGHNQVAASVNQYAKDKGHNVDVLDALLHINPFCQKALDKGFLLSSSLTPAAYNTVYNLLDKRKPKIKKYMPYSLTYQEFDKKIVNYIKETKPDAIICTHVVAAHFVSNLKKVGINIPTFGIVTDYTIHPYWNRTDIDYYIIPNEELISEAVNKGIDKEKILPFGIPINPKFNTSTDKKEARKILGLEDKPTILMMSGSMGYGNLFKQLENLCESSYDFQIVTICGNNKRIKKKIDEHSFSKKIYNIGFSKNVHLYMDACDIAVTKPGGITVSEALVKCLPIILINPIPGHEIKNMDFLVKGQVAYAVSKDISICDIVDKLFKFDDEINCMKEKINLIRKPDASKDIIEFIEKFR comes from the coding sequence ATGAATATATTGATTCTTACCATAACAACGGGGCATGGGCATAATCAGGTTGCCGCTTCTGTTAACCAGTATGCTAAAGATAAAGGGCATAATGTGGATGTACTTGACGCACTTCTTCATATTAATCCATTTTGCCAGAAGGCACTTGATAAAGGCTTTTTGCTTTCTTCTTCCCTTACCCCTGCGGCATATAACACAGTTTATAATTTACTTGATAAAAGAAAGCCTAAAATAAAAAAATATATGCCATATTCTCTAACATATCAGGAATTTGACAAAAAGATTGTAAACTATATCAAAGAAACAAAGCCTGATGCTATAATCTGCACTCATGTTGTTGCGGCGCATTTTGTATCAAACCTTAAAAAAGTAGGCATAAATATTCCTACATTCGGTATTGTTACAGATTATACTATTCATCCTTATTGGAACAGAACTGATATTGACTATTACATTATCCCGAATGAAGAGTTAATTTCTGAGGCTGTAAACAAAGGCATAGATAAAGAAAAAATACTGCCTTTTGGAATTCCTATAAACCCAAAATTCAATACTTCTACTGATAAAAAAGAGGCAAGAAAAATTCTTGGTTTAGAAGACAAGCCAACTATTCTTATGATGAGCGGCTCAATGGGATATGGAAATTTATTTAAACAACTGGAAAATTTATGTGAATCTTCTTATGATTTCCAGATTGTTACCATATGCGGAAATAACAAGCGAATAAAGAAAAAGATTGATGAACATTCTTTTTCCAAAAAGATATACAATATAGGCTTTAGTAAGAATGTTCACTTATATATGGATGCATGTGATATTGCAGTTACAAAACCTGGTGGAATTACTGTATCCGAAGCGCTTGTTAAGTGCTTACCTATAATTTTAATAAACCCTATTCCAGGGCATGAAATTAAAAATATGGACTTTCTTGTAAAAGGTCAAGTTGCTTATGCAGTATCAAAAGATATCAGTATATGCGATATAGTAGATAAACTTTTTAAATTTGATGATGAAATAAACTGTATGAAGGAAAAGATAAACTTAATCAGAAAGCCTGATGCTTCAAAGGATATAATTGAGTTTATTGAAAAATTCAGATGA
- a CDS encoding efflux RND transporter periplasmic adaptor subunit gives MKKTIITLVLSFSLILGIMIADYMVNNNFVMANTEKVKVTEIKKYISALGVCHEQNKREIKIDMPFVVEDIYANVGDYIKKGQKIATLNKEILKSKLEYQSVTVSSVNNNSLIAKINNYNTEILSPISGMVTKINVTKGSEINPSVPVMVVSDLENMVIKSSVKEDDIKDIYVGQKVIISGNSFVGDVEGEVIKIYPLVEKSNTLNGENFVTVDVVAKNYDNIRPQTNLNLEFEDFTKKNAVIIPFDSVMFDEDKPYVYINNMGYAAKRYVKLGEEYDIDVEILGGVNEGDNLILNPKFLKIKEGDKLLNTNEV, from the coding sequence ATGAAAAAAACAATTATAACGCTTGTATTAAGTTTTTCTTTAATTTTAGGAATTATGATTGCAGATTATATGGTAAATAATAACTTTGTTATGGCAAACACCGAAAAAGTAAAAGTAACAGAAATAAAAAAATATATAAGCGCTTTGGGAGTATGCCATGAACAGAATAAAAGAGAAATAAAAATAGATATGCCCTTTGTAGTAGAAGATATTTATGCTAATGTGGGCGATTATATTAAAAAAGGGCAGAAAATTGCAACTCTTAATAAAGAAATTCTAAAAAGCAAACTTGAATATCAGAGCGTAACAGTAAGTTCTGTTAATAATAATAGTCTTATTGCTAAAATAAATAACTATAATACTGAAATTTTATCCCCAATAAGCGGAATGGTAACAAAAATAAATGTTACAAAGGGAAGCGAAATAAATCCGTCTGTTCCTGTAATGGTTGTATCAGACTTAGAAAATATGGTAATAAAATCTTCAGTCAAAGAAGATGATATAAAGGATATCTATGTAGGACAAAAGGTAATAATATCAGGCAATTCATTTGTCGGAGATGTTGAAGGGGAAGTTATAAAAATATATCCACTTGTAGAAAAATCAAATACATTAAATGGCGAAAATTTTGTAACCGTTGATGTGGTTGCCAAAAATTATGATAATATCCGTCCCCAGACAAATCTTAACCTTGAGTTTGAAGATTTTACTAAGAAAAATGCAGTTATTATCCCTTTTGATTCGGTAATGTTTGATGAAGATAAGCCTTATGTGTATATAAATAATATGGGTTATGCCGCAAAAAGATATGTAAAATTAGGGGAAGAGTATGACATTGATGTTGAAATTTTAGGAGGAGTAAATGAGGGGGACAATCTAATATTAAATCCTAAATTTTTAAAGATAAAAGAGGGAGATAAACTTTTAAATACAAATGAGGTATAA
- a CDS encoding ABC transporter permease gives MFFNDYLRFSFKGLFSKKSRFFLTVLSIFIGVISIIIISAIGSSGQNAINMELEALGLNGASIKSQGYNITLADVEDVKNYLGNEYLVSSMSKEIARIKYRDKESNAFLCGGEIDALEILNMEIIYGRGIRESDIKNNKKNVILTKSSAEKLFDKANCVGEKISLTTPFKSQEFTIVGVVNNGNIYDLVSEHMPPMIYMASVTFLDMYNGKYVGEISVVAKGENDVAAASDSVISYLEKDLEFKNILYYENMNSYKKSISNVLSIITLIITLIGAVSLVVGGISVMNTMLISVNERKKEIGIKKAIGSTNVTIMLEFLLETLIIVLISCILGIITGLLISYILMKGYGITLVVSLKSMIVAVLFSVLIGAVFGVYPAYKASRLNPVESLNS, from the coding sequence ATGTTTTTTAATGACTATTTAAGATTTTCTTTTAAAGGGCTGTTTTCAAAAAAGTCAAGATTTTTTTTAACAGTGTTAAGTATATTTATAGGAGTTATATCAATTATAATAATTTCTGCAATAGGCTCTTCAGGTCAGAACGCAATAAATATGGAACTTGAAGCATTAGGCTTAAACGGAGCATCAATAAAATCTCAAGGTTATAATATTACTCTCGCTGATGTTGAAGATGTTAAAAACTATCTTGGAAATGAATATCTTGTTTCTTCCATGTCTAAAGAAATAGCAAGAATAAAATATAGGGATAAAGAATCAAATGCGTTTTTATGCGGTGGAGAAATAGATGCTCTTGAAATTTTAAATATGGAAATAATCTATGGTAGAGGAATAAGAGAATCAGATATAAAAAATAATAAAAAAAATGTTATCTTAACTAAAAGTAGTGCAGAAAAATTATTTGATAAGGCAAACTGTGTGGGCGAGAAAATCTCTCTTACCACTCCCTTTAAAAGTCAGGAATTTACTATTGTCGGAGTAGTCAATAATGGTAATATATATGACCTTGTAAGTGAGCATATGCCGCCTATGATTTATATGGCATCAGTAACTTTTTTAGATATGTATAACGGAAAATATGTAGGCGAAATCTCAGTTGTGGCAAAGGGGGAAAATGATGTTGCCGCAGCATCAGACAGTGTAATATCATATCTTGAAAAAGATTTGGAATTTAAAAATATCCTGTATTATGAAAATATGAATAGTTATAAAAAAAGTATTTCTAATGTTCTTTCAATTATAACTTTGATTATAACACTAATCGGAGCAGTTTCCTTAGTTGTAGGAGGAATATCCGTAATGAACACTATGCTTATTTCTGTGAATGAGAGGAAAAAAGAAATAGGAATAAAAAAAGCAATAGGCTCAACAAATGTAACCATTATGCTTGAATTTTTACTTGAAACATTGATTATTGTTTTAATTTCCTGTATATTAGGTATTATAACAGGGCTTTTAATTTCCTATATTTTAATGAAAGGTTATGGCATAACCTTGGTAGTAAGTTTAAAATCAATGATTGTTGCAGTTTTATTTTCAGTCTTAATTGGTGCAGTTTTTGGTGTATATCCTGCATATAAAGCATCAAGATTAAACCCTGTTGAAAGTCTTAACAGTTAG